The window ATTCAGATAGAGAAACAGGAAACGGAAAGCCAACACCAATAGTTGTGCATGAGGTGAGTAAAATCTGCATTTCTTACTCAAAAAACTTAAAAAGACCTCAAGCAATCACTTGGCATGAATTTAATGTTTTttatttcccttctttttttgtttgtatGAATCCTGCTTTTCATATGTctataatttattaatttctcaTTTTCCCTGAACAGTATCTTGTGGAAGCCTACGAAACACAAGTGGCTGAGAGTGAAAAAAAGAAACTTATGGCCCCCATGATGATAGATGAAGAGTTGAAGTCTAAAgtcttttctataaatagagagtGGGGAGCAAGCTGGTGTGAACAATACTCCATATTATTTCGGAGAGGACTTAAAGAACGGCGGTATGATTATTTTAGCTGGTTGAGAATCACTCAAGTAATTGCAACTGCACTTATCTTGGGTATGCTCTGGTGGCAGTCTGGTGGTGATAGTCCTAAACAAATGCGAGAACAGGTATGAGGCTCTACTCTTGTATGCACAAGATGATCAAAGGATTTGACATTAGGTTCCTAAATGAAAGCTAATATCTAAGACTACAGAGATTGTATCATTCATCCCATGTCAAAAACTAATAGGAGAGAATAGGATTATCCAAGAACCTCAATTAGAAACTCTATTCGCATCTATGCCAAGACACACTTATATGAATAGAGAATCTCATGTTGAATCAAAATAGAAGTCCTAAAGAAGCAAACGGAAGCATTTACGAAACCTTTCTAATAACTAGGAGCATAATAATGAAATGTGAAATTCATTGCAGTCGGGGTTGCTGTTCTTCATTGCTGTGTTCTGGGGGTTTTTTCCAGTTTTCACAGCAATCTTCACATTTCCACAAGAAAGGGCAATGCTGAACAAGGAACGATCTGCTGACATGTACAGATTAAGCGCATATTTTTTGGCTAGAACCACCAGTGATATTCCACTGGATCTTATACTGCCAGTGCTCTTCCTTTTAGTGGTATATTTCATGGCAGGATTGAAACATGAAGCTGATGCCTTCTTCCTAACTGTGCTTACAACTTTCCTCTGCATTGTAGCAGCTCAGGTACTccattttttacttctttttttttcatgtatAAACTGACCGTTTCCCTACCTTGGTAATTTGAATAATCCTTACGTCATTGTTGGCAGGGATTAGGACTAGCAATAGGGGCTACACTAATGGATTTAAAGAAGGCAACCACTTTGGCCTCTGTTACTGTAATGACCTTTATGTTAGCTGGTGGATATTTTGTAAAGGTAAGGATGCACTATCCTCTCACATCGAAATGATTTACCTTAGAAGCTGTAGTTCTGATATAGGGTTTGAATTCTGCAGAAAGTACCAGTATTTATATCATGGTTGCGGTACCTATCCTATAACTATCAGACGTACAAACTCCTTCTAAAGGTTCAATATAAGGAGAAAAATGACTGGGTGGACGGAATTAAAGTAGGAAGCGGTGTAAAGGAAGTATGTATACTACTAGCTATGGTTTTTGGCTACCGGCTCCTAGCATACATCTCTTTGCGGAGAATGAAGCTTCACTCAGGTGCTTAGATGATGCAAATGATGGTTCATTTCAAACTAAAGAACTAGTCTATGCAGCTTCCACTGATTATAGAGGTACCTGATTCTGATATAAGTTGCAGCACAAGGAAAGAAGATTTGGCTGCAGTGCCTGATTAAgttttaatttttcgtttttctgtTTACCTCTACGCATAGTTGTAAATTTTTAAATCTACGAGAAACTAGAAACAGAAATGAACTGTATGTAGAATATTCCCACAGATGCTGAGATGGAGATCATATTCATGTTACTCCTTTAAAATTTTGGTTCCATTGTACCTTTCATGTTTGCAGCAGTTTCCAAAGTAAAAACTGAGACACAAAAGTTCACTTTTAAAAAGCCAAAGATTACCTTTGCATGTCTGTGCATGTCAAACCTGAATTAGTTGCACATTCAGAAGGCCCCAGAGCTCAGGAACATGTACTATGGGAAAAATCAATGGTGatgattaaaaaaagaaaaaactacagTGGGTATAAAGCCCAAAAAGAAGTCTAACTAGAAAAAGACTCCCTCTATTACTTTGAGAAAAAATTACTTGGAGATTTGGTAGGGCTGAGAAATTAATAGCCCCTTCCTTCCAACTTAGGACCAGGAAACATGTAATAAGCAAGAGTTTATATTCTACTGTATGTTAGCATTTTGGCTCCAAAAGTTGAGATAAAGTTTATGTTTTGGTGGATTTAAACTTATTAAGAACAAAGGGGATCTGATATTAACTTCTCTGTCATGCCAGGGAAGGGGACCGCTAGAGCAACAATAAAATTATTTCCGCGGGACCTATAGATCACGGGTTCGACCCTTCCCCGGATCCTGGGTAAATGCGGAATAATTCGTGCACCGGGGTACCCTTTTCTTGTCATGCCAGTGATAAAGATTGATCTTTAAGGGGGGAGAGTTTTGTTTTTTAGAGTGTAGACACACCTTTGGCGAAAACCATGAACTGTTGAATAGATAGTATGATATAATTTatgcttaaaaaaaattatgCTCAAAACATAAGGAAAAGAATTAATCATCAGTTAGAAAAGTGAGGGTGCCCACTACCCATATTAGAGGTGATAAATGTGGAAAACCAAAAGCAAAGTATCAAAACTTCTTTTCGTGAAGAAATAAAAGACATTGCTAAGAGTCTTTGTAAATCCCTATTAGAATAACAATTGCATGATATGTATGTTAAGGTTAAGATTGTGCATTTATACCATATGTGAGTCATATTCATGAACTGCTTTTAGCAACAGTGTGTTGAGGTGCTTCTGTAATGATGTCTAATAAGTCAATACAGGAAATAGTAAATTAGCGTTAAAGTATAGGTTCAAAACCAACAAATCTCCGAGTATAATCGCAACAATCACTTAATTTAATAACAATAGCAATTAAACTCACTACAAAATAGACAGATAACAAGGGCATTCCACCGAAACACTAACAGGTTTCAGTCGAAAAACATCTAATGAAGAGCAATTATATCTTGATGGTAGACATAAAAAAGAAGCTTGCTAACTAAAACTGAATTCCTTCCATAACCTAATACCTTAACTAGTTCGTGTTTCGCTGAAAAGAGCTAAAAGTCTCGTGTGGTAAAATCTGGCACCAACTGATGCTTTGCTAACAATTAATAAGCGCTAATTACCATGAAGTTTCTTGAAGAAGCCGGTGACTCGCCTGTCAAGATATACTATGTTTCTTTTTATCTGAAAGTGTAGATATCATGCCAACAAAGTTGCCCACGAAGAACACTGTCCAGTACCCTATGATAAAAGGAGGAAACTCAAGTCACACATTCCGTATTTCAGTTACTAGATCTGACATGAATACAAACATTGTAGGTACCTATTATgccacatatatacatatatatatgaggCACATTAATAGGGGCTGAAGACAAATTTGCATACATGACCAATTAGTCACCaaacagtgatttgatggttaCGAGTGTCACTGCTTTTAATATAAACCGACATAGTGAAGAGATTGAAGTTGGATGTAAATTTAGTCAGTTCGGTCCATTTTGAATTAATTCaatccaattttaaaaaaaattatgcatAAATGAGTATGTGATCACAAAATCGAATAAGTTCTGTCCAATTCGGTTCCAGTTCTGTCTAATTCTCTGGATTCAAATTCGATTAATGtgattaaaaattttaaagtaaaaataaaattttaaattaggaAATACACTTCAATATACAATTAATATTATGTCCTTGATGCATCACTcgaaatttttctaaaattaataaaataatagtagaTGGATAAAAAGAGAAATAATTAAAATCACACTCAAAAAAATTTAAAgatctagaaaaagaaaaaggaaacaaacatacaatttaaataaataataaaaaatgggatTGTACAAAAAGAGTGAATACCAAAggtgaagaaattaaaagaatttAAGAGAAGGAgcataaagaaaacaaaagaaaggctAGGGAAAAAGagcataaagaaaagaaaggctaGGAAAAAAATAACAAGAGACAATTAAAGTACCGCCAGAGAGTCTCGATCCAGTGTCTTGTCAATGGTGTTTCAGTGATTCAACCGTGGCACCTGCAATAATTGTGTCTTATGGGGTGTCACCCGTTAGATATCTTTTATACTTTGAGAAAAATACTAGTACATATATAAGATTTTACCCGAGCGATTGGGTGGGTACCACCCTTAATCCCCTAAATAGATCCGCCCCTGAAACCactaatttgaattttaaatctCTGACAGCGCCAATGGTATCATGACATTGAACACTGAAAATAGAAGGTTCTGTCTAGGAATTTACATAAATCAGCAGCAACACGATAAGCCCACATTACTCCTGAAATTCAAGGGAAAGAAACCGTTTCCACAACACGTGCGGtcactaatcatgtcaaatatttaagttatttggattgaatgtaaataatcttaaaatttatactttctcagtaaatatagataatcattggatattaactacatgaaaaaaattaaccatttcttctatttttcttttttgataataTTCTTGTTGGtatcattggatcctaaaaatagttaggaagcaaaataataactcatatttatggcaaaacaatcaaatgttgacACAATGAAGgactctttggataagacttaactcttttactactatttgaactcttatttggtgtgttgatatctcttaaaaaatatttctttcttaaaatttcagtttctaaaacattatttttcaaataattacttttataataatgtaattgaaaatattattcttaattcaaaactcattttagttggctatctaaaaatataaaaaattctctAGCTAGTGAATTTCTTTTACTCCATTTTTGATATTTgatattaaccatgttaaatatctgagttatttgaattatatgtaaatatctttaacatttaaaccttctaaataattgTAGATAATCGTTAGATATTAATTGAGAAACACTACATGAGAAAAGACTAATattttctcaattctcgtagtgataattttatttttgcactattctcataggtgttattggaacctaaaaatagccacaaagtgaaataataactcatatttatggcaaagaaCAAATGTTGACACGATATAAATAATTCTTTGATTACGACGTGACTTttatactacgacttgaactcttatttggtattattttatctttcaaaaaatatttctattttgaaatttcaatttctaaaactttatatatattgtAATAAtgatgattatctttataatgatgcaagtgaagatattatccttaatttaaaattcactttaatcggctatctaaaaattcaaataattctttGGGCagatttatttcagtatgactccactttaagtttatcgatatctctagccccaaaatttgaatttttaataccctatatatatacaaaaatgttgttctttgaatcattaaatgttaaattagttgattattattataaaacattgcatatattgtcttaaaattgtcaagtagtttattttttgACAACATACATGGCTTAACCTccatgcaaactactcaaattgtattccaattcaaattcgaatatcatatcagtttgttagtaatagtgagTTTATAAAAACGACACATAATGTAAATTTAAAAAAGtattctaagatatccttatcttataatctatgtatttgagttgaaaaaaaaatatttgaaatcgatgagattaactttcaaaaattttatactcaacaaagatgaaacataagaagaaatttgtttTCATCTTTCATTTCTCGTTTTTAGGTTTTTCTAAGATTTTTttcaatatatattttcttttatcttattttttatgtcattatttcttttgttacaaaaaattaatttatttcactataaaagaatgagttttaataaaaattgtctacatatgaattttaattatatttttagtctttggttgaaattatttcatatttttcttttggctttatctaatcaaccTAAATGAGTGCTGacccgaccacttaaattaaaaaaataaatgatgtgtaatttatatataatccatatataatatgtctataatcgtgtgttgtcggtatatcatctatttatattagttataaaaattaaacaataaatatattatgtaaatattccataagatttcggttttttgagtttatccattatataacttctattataataattttaaaactctctagtaatgttcaaaaatatcttatctttttataatctttgaattaaaaaaaattaaagagttttttcaaaataatttatttacattttaaaaaaaatatttcacgtcataccaattttttctttatatatactctttgttacacttaaaaaccgctatagaaactatcaattagaaatcaatttatctcttgttgagtttgaaaattatatatattcaaaattatcttttaattcaaattccatatatatatatatatatatatatatatatatatatatatatatatatatatatatatatatatatatatatatatatatttgtatttaactaaaatagtcaaatatagaataaagttaccatatactattgacatttattagcttgccacttggcttaaccataatgtcaattatatatggtaactttcttgctttaatatatatatagattacgtatttagaagagagaaaaagaaagaaagaaaaaggtaagGCGATTTTTCCCTTACACAGCCAGGACTTTATTTCTTAGTAAGAAAGTAGCACTGTAAGaagggaaaatttcacattagaaCAGCCAAGCtccatattttttaattttatagtcaaatatagaataaagttaccatatactattgacttttattagcttgccacttggcataatcataatgtcaattatatatggtaactttcttgctttaatatatatatagataagaATGAATGATAAAGTTATCAAAATGGCCTTCATAGAAATAGTTCTTTTTAATCATAAAATAGCAATATATTAAGAAGAATTGACCCAAATAACTGTTACCCAAACACATAAACGACCTACCCCAATAGGATTTGCTTCAAACTTCATTAACTTCAATTGAGCACTTTTAGGTTACAACTCTATAACCAAGGGAACTAACTCTAGTGCCCAAATTATAGCTACCCCTCCTCAAACTAACTCTAGTATAGGAAGCTAACAAAAACTCAAGTTTCTGTACTAACCCATAATTACACTTCAAAAAGTAAATAGGTTATAACTTATAAAAATTAAATCAACCTAAACAACTAAAGAACTTTAGTAGCTTCGTCTTCTAGAACATGCTCTTTAGTTGAGCAACTTGAATATCCAAGAGCACCTTCTTGCCGCGATTATTATTGCCAAGAATAATTTTGAGAATTTGTTCGAATACGCAAGTCTTGAACAGCTATAGAAGGTCTCTTTATATAGGTGTAAAGTGGGCTGAAAATCTCATCCAATTAATGCTCCAAAATCTAGAATATTTTGGTTAAAAAAACTTCTCctattttgattttgttttctttattattCCAACTCctcattcttttttcttttaatgcaAGTATCTCCATAATTATCGAATCCTTTCCGAATAAGAATGCCTCCAATTAATGTTTTCTTTGTCGCGCATGAGAATCCATCATCTTCTATGAACCTGGTTCTTGCATTTAGCCATATATCACATTTGCACACAAGTCTAGTAGCATAGCAACCTGTCCATAAACCTAGTTCTTTCAACACAGTAGATCTTAggtttgttaatcatcaaaaaatattttgtatttaGCTCAAcaaatttttcctttttgataatGATAAAGCTATGCAAATCATTGGATTGCTCGAGTAATTCTTCAGTATAAGAGCCAGTATCATTCGTAGAACTCTTTATCAATTTTGTCCATGCTTTCACAAGTGTAAGGGACTCTCTTTTCATTAATCGCAATCCTAAAGTTGGCTGGACATATTTCAGTTTTAGAACCTGCAAACAGACAAACTCATTGATAGAATTACCAGTGTGTACGTAAGAACCATGTCTATTAATCAGCACATATGTAGATACTTAACTAACCCCTTTTGgcattattaaaaaataaagtgTTAGTAGAGTCAAAAGTGAGGATTTATCAACATCAAACTCATGGCCACTGGGCTACACTAAGAAGAACACCATGTCAACAACTTAAATACTTAATCCAAATATAATTGCACCAGTTTTAGCCTAAAACGAGGAAATTCGATTGATTTATTATCGTACCACAATAAGCCTAGAGGACCAAACCAAAAAGAGAGTTGAACAAACCCCTCAAATTGCcaaccaaaaaaaacaaaaactggCCATAGAAGGGACAAAACTAGGACAATACAAGGGACTAGGTTCTTTACCGAAAGAGGATTGCCCATGCAGAAGCCCCAAAAGCTTATCAAAACGAGCAGCACCAGTATCCTACTCTCTCTTCATCGCCACCTTCAATCTTCTATTCTCCTCTTTCAAGGAGGTATTCTCTTCCTTcagtttctctttttttcattggCAGCAGCCAATTCTTCTAACAAGTTGATGACAATATTTTTTGCTCTTTGTCCCCGGAGGTCTAGCTATACAATCACATTCCTTCAAGTCTTCCTCATCAAATATTCTCTTCTTGGTTCCCTTTTTAGGTCCTTTTAGTGTAACCTCAAAATGTTTGAATACTGATCTAGTTAGCAGAAAATCATAAGGCAGTGCATGAGTGCCTTTTCTTGATCGGTTGCCCTTGCCATATGTTTGATCATCAAGGAGGGCAAGTTGATTTTCCTATTTTGATCCAAGACTTCCATAACTTCCAGGTCCAAGTATGTGGCCTCATGCCTCCTCTCTAATCGGGGTAGTAAACACTTGTTCACAAACTCAGACAAGAGCTTGTGAACCAGTTTCATTTCTCCTTTTCAAACATTCCTTAAGGTAATCTTCTTCCTTTCCTAAGTGTATTTGTAATTCAATATATGGAATCCTCCTTCTCACCAAAATCGGGACCCTCACATCGCACATAAGTGTCAAATCCCTCCACAAGCACATTTAGTACTTCCCCTAGCAATTTGGCATCAAGAACCAGGTATAGGCTGTTGCGTGCTTGgcatcacatcgatcccaaaatcaatctccctgtctggtgggatcctagGGAGCTCATCTAGAAAGACATCCGGGAATTTattcacaactggcacagactcaagtaTAGGTGCCTCAGCATTAGTGTCCATAACCGGGACCACatggtagatacaccccttgttaatcattTCGTGgtcttaaggtaagaaataaacctacctttttgCACCacattatctcccttccattcaacaatagGCTCATTAGGAAATCCAAGCCTTTTAGTTCGAGGTTGGCAGTCAGGCTTGGCGAAACATgagtaaagccaatccatccccataatTACATAAAAGTCGACCATCCCCAAATCAATGAGATCGTCTATAGTATCCCGACCACGTACAGTGACAATACAATTTCTATAAACCCGCACGACCGTAGTAGACTccccaaccggagtagatacagagaacgactcatgaagttgttccgaTTCTATCtgaattccatagcaacataaggggtaacataggacaaggtggaacctggatcaataagggcatacacatcataagattggacagtcagaatacctgtgacaacatctggagaagcctctacactctggcgaccactcatagcatagaaatggcTAGGTCCTCCTGAACTCCGCACACCACCCCTAGCTACACCACTCCCTCTGGAGCTGGAGTGCCTTGAGCTGGAaggggtgctgaagatgtagcagctgtaGGACGGGATGGATGTGTTGTGTCCTTGACCTCACCCTAGCGGGATACACGACACTACCTATGAATATGGACCCTCATCCCGCACCCATAACATACTGGTAGGTCTATGTAGCATATCCCCAAGTGGAACCTCCTACACTTGGGGCATGGGGGCCTCTGTTGCTACtagaatctccctcctgatcggccctgctggtggggtcccctgctGCACTAATTGGGCCTGAAACGACTAGCCTGTTGTTGACTCTACCCTGCTGGCAGTGCACTGGCTGAGGACTGAGCATCGGACTAAGATGGCCCTGACGATACTGCCCTAAAGACTAatcttcccccaccaaatgaATCACCGGGATGGCCCGCAGATTGGACCTTGCTGCtaccctctctctctctgtccTATTCATCAACCTGCGGGTCTCTgtagcttgagaaaatgccaccatctttccattGTTCATATCAGAGTTTAAAACAACTGtggcagcctcattaataaccaaagggctaaggccctgtacaaatcgACACACTCTGGCCTCTATGGTGGGCATCATGTGAATGGCATATTTTGACAGGCACACGAACTCTATTTTTtactcccacacactcctacCACCCTGTTTAAGGTTCTCGAATTTCACAGTACGgactgccttagtctcggcaagCAAGAAATGGTCCATGATAGCATtcgcaaactcactccacctttCCGGAGGGCTTCCCTCATCACGGGAATCCTCCAACATCTCAAAACCATGAATACGCCACCCCTTTCAAGCGAtaggcggccaactccactccctccgtcttAGTAGCGTGCATAACCCGAAGAGTCTTAtacatctcatcaatgaaatcttaagggtcctcctcgggatcagtACCTGCGAACACCGGCGGATCTAATTGGAGAAATCTATTCACCCTAGAACCCGTAGAATCCCCTTGTTGACTAGAAGATATGGGTGCAACATTCGACctttgggcctgagaagccactaactGGGTCAGAATCTGGATAGCTCCCCCAAGATCCCTATTAGAAATACCAAAACCAGAAGCTAGGGTTGGAGGTGGACTAGGAATATCAGTAGGAGGGATAGTTGTACCCTCAATAGATGTAGAGGTTGGGGCAGTCTGTTCTGGTGTAGAAGAATCAGGAAGTGAAATAGTCGGGGGAGTATCCTCTCCCGCATAATCAAGTAGAGAATCAATAGCCACTCCTAGGGTGGCATTTgcttcttggccaattctttCTTTCCTCTTAGGTGTcatttactgaaagttagaacaatgcacgagttaaaggagaaaagcctcacattcagctttatcgcacgataaAGACCaacaaagaagggtattattcctaaatgtacATGTAGCCCCCAAATTATAGATATGGTCGACAACATACTgataagaagggctctactagatacgcctccgagacatcctaggacactttaaaaccttaggctctgataccaagtttgccaCGCCTCAAGCTCAGGGAGTgcaaccgacgctcaaccgagtgaacccggcagAGCAAGTCTGTTagacactttctacccaattcaCTTACGATTGagagaagacatgatttcattaattaggcACTAGGAGATCATACAAGTACATTACTAAGCCAATTCATTACTTATATCAttgttaagtttcaaaatacTTATGCTTTACGATTTAGTGGAGCAGGAAtccaaaacacaacataatctaTTGACCTTCCTGACACCATATACAAGCCACATAATGTTTATGGAGCCTCTAAGTAGATACAAAGGGAAGTGCTACAAAAGTACCGGCAAcgaggccccggctatacctcaaaatatgataagAAGGTGAACATAAGTTACAGAAGATATAGGACCCCGAAATaatgtggggctcaccaagtcagccgGAAAGAGGGCGCACCACTAGCTgcgatcaacactgtctgctatggaaccacctacatccatttaaagatgtagcgccccaggcaaaagggatgttagtactgtcgaatagcactagtatgtaaggctaaaCACCAATCTTAATAGAACGAACAATAAAACAAAGGGGAAGCAGTCATGAACTCgtacaataagagcttcaaacaaaTACGAAAACATAACGTAAGGATCACATACTTTCTGGTTCAATTTCTATTAGGTTGATAATCTTAGTGCCATtttccacaataccaccgtattccTAAACGGAGTCCGacctcgacccgatcggctaggtcatctcatttaagacatcaaccatatccaTAATTTTAATCAATCAATCCAGCACAATTACCACCaagtgtgcggcatggtgtccgatcacggcccgatcagctaggccatctcacttgagacatcatcCTTTCAATCATTCATCTAAATTCACATTTTCTTCCCATCTTTCATTTCGTGGCAAGAgtagcctcatttattaagtcgTTCTTGGCACTTGGTCATATCGTACAATTCAAATTTCCCTTTTTATACATTTAAATAACATTATCATCCACATCAATAAGGCCTATCATATAAGGCATTGCACACACAAGGGAAAAAGCATGGAAAATCTTAATCACACGGAGGCTTTTCCTACAAATTAGCTTAGCAAGCTTTATTCGATTCTTGACATGAATTCTTAACCTTTCTCAACACATATTCCTCATTTCAAACacattctcaaatagcatgatgacacgAAAAACATTTAGAAAAATTATTGAATATGTATCTTTCAATACAACATATTAAGGCAgccaattctagtatgatcaagttagGAACTTACACCAAATACTCAAACACCgggggttcgattctaagaagaagggagATTAGTCatacatacctcacttgagcctCTTAAAACTTTAAAATGATCTAGAATtcagcaacttcaatctattttaataatatagcaaaatttgaacccaaaattaggagaataatcataattctagctcactaGAGCATAATACTATGTGTGCATTACTATTCTTAAGGCCTTTTTACGAAATATTCTACCATTGTTCCACCCATTCTTAGTTCACAACCCTCCCATCTACTTTaggaatacatgcatgcaagatattcaccccacacccaataattgtcTTACTAATTATCCCCCTTTTACTAAATTTTCGAAATTAAAGGTTAGGGTATAGATAATTACCTTGAATATGAGGACcttcttgataatcttcatgtatttagcaagaattgatggatattattttgatgttttatCTCTCTCTCTAAGAATCCTCTTcctcactctagaaatatcagaaaaaTAGCTCAATATGGCCTAATGTGGTG is drawn from Nicotiana tabacum cultivar K326 chromosome 22, ASM71507v2, whole genome shotgun sequence and contains these coding sequences:
- the LOC107792477 gene encoding ABC transporter G family member 22 isoform X2, which encodes MKIQAEPTLPIYLKFTEVCYKVVIKGVTSTREKEILTGISGSVDPGEVLAMMGPSGSGKTTLLSLLGGRIKEPTGGSITYNEQPYSKLLKSRIGFVTQDDILFPHLTVRETLTYAARLRLPKTLTKEEKEKRAIDVIYELGLERCQDTMIGGSFVRGVSGGERKRVCIGNEIIINPSLLFLDEPTSGLDSTTALRMVEILHDIAETGKTVITTIHQPSSRLFHKFDKLILLGKGSLLYFGKASEAMVYFSAIGCSPLISMNPAEFLLDLANGNLNDVSVPSELEDRVQIGNSDRETGNGKPTPIVVHEYLVEAYETQVAESEKKKLMAPMMIDEELKSKVFSINREWGASWCEQYSILFRRGLKERRYDYFSWLRITQVIATALILGMLWWQSGGDSPKQMREQSGLLFFIAVFWGFFPVFTAIFTFPQERAMLNKERSADMYRLSAYFLARTTSDIPLDLILPVLFLLVVYFMAGLKHEADAFFLTVLTTFLCIVAAQGLGLAIGATLMDLKKATTLASVTVMTFMLAGGYFVKKVPVFISWLRYLSYNYQTYKLLLKVQYKEKNDWVDGIKVGSGVKEVCILLAMVFGYRLLAYISLRRMKLHSGA